In a single window of the Thunnus thynnus chromosome 9, fThuThy2.1, whole genome shotgun sequence genome:
- the LOC137188984 gene encoding plastin-3-like, translating into MSQNISAEEMEEIREGFQKVDVDSNGYICASELGDLFREVGCPLPGYQIRELLQRLDRDKDSRINLDEFTAIFKEMKDDRLAQGFRKALNKKEGIVAIGGTSEISSEGTQHSISEQERFAFANYINSSLEKDPDCKHVLPINPNTEALFKALSDGIVLCKLINLSVPDTIDERTINKKKLTAFTTQENLNLALNSASAIGCQVVNIGAQDLKEGKPHLVLGLLWQIIKIGLFADIELSRNEAIAALLEEGESLEELMKLSPEELLLRWANFHLKKVGMTISNFSGDIKDSKAYYHLLEQIAPDGSKEDVPRVEIDMTGLYEKDLTKRADCMLKQADRLDCRQFVTASDVVCGNAKLNMAFVATLFNKHPALTKPENQDWNLESETREERTFRNWMNSLGVSPHVHHIYGDLQDAMVILQLYERIKVPVDWDNRVNHPPFKTVGGGHLKKIENCNYAVDLGKNKAGFSLVGIGGQDLYDGNATLTLALVWQLMRRYTLNVLEDLGHGEAAGDDLIISWVNKTLAEAGKSSSIKSFKDKSIGTSLPVLDLIDAIQPQSVNFELVKNGSLSDEDKLSNAKYAVSMARKIGAKVYALPEDLVEVNPKMVMTIFACLMGRGMKRA; encoded by the exons ATGTCACAAAATATCAGCGctgaggagatggaggagatcAGGGAGGGCTTCCAGAAAGTGG ATGTGGATAGTAATGGGTACATCTGCGCTTCTGAACTCGGTGATCTCTTCCGTGAGGTGGGCTGTCCTTTACCTGGATACCAGATCAGAGAACTCCTGCAGAGGCTGGACCGAGACAAAGACAGCCGCATCAACCTTGATGAGTTCACCGCT ATTTTCAAGGAAATGAAGGACGATCGCTTGGCCCAGGGTTTCAGGAAAGCTCTCAACAAGAAAGAAGGCATCGTAGCCATCGGTGGCACCAGTGAGATCTCAAGTGAAGGAACTCAACATTCAATCTCTG AGCAGGAGCGCTTTGCCTTCGCCAACTATATCAACTCTTCTTTGGAGAAGGATCCAGACTGCAAACATGTGCTGCCCATCAACCCCAACACTGAAGCTCTGTTTAAAGCATTGTCAGACGGCATCGTGCTTTG TAAACTCATCAACCTCTCTGTTCCTGACACCATCGATGAGAGAACCATCAATAAAAAGAAACTCACTGCTTTCACCACACAG GAGAATCTGAACTTGGCTCTCAATTCAGCCTCAGCCATCGGCTGCCAAGTTGTCAATATCGGAGCTCAGGATCTGAAGGAGGGAAAACCTCACCTGGTGCTTGGACTCCTCTGGCAGATTATCAAGATAGGACTGTTCGCTGATATCGAGCTGAGCCGCAATGAAG CTATAGCAGCGCTGCTAGAAGAAGGGGAGAGTCTGGAAGAGCTGATGAAACTCAGtcctgaggagctgctgctgcgctgGGCCAATTTCCACTTAAAGAAAGTTGGCATGACCATATCAAACTTTTCTGGAGATATCAAG GACTCCAAGGCATATTACCACCTGCTGGAGCAGATTGCTCCTGACGGCAGCAAAGAGGACGTTCCCCGGGTTGAGATTGATATGACTGGCCTTTAT gAGAAGGATCTTACAAAGAGAGCAGACTGTATGCTGAAACAGGCCGACCGCCTCGACTGCCGACAGTTTGTAACTGCCAGTGATGTCGTGTGTGGAAACGCAAAGCTCAACATGGCCTTCGTTGCAACACTCTTCAACAAACACCCGGCTCTCACCAAACCAGAGAACCAAGACTGGAATCTGGAGA GCgagaccagagaggagagaactTTCAGGAACTGGATGAACTCTCTTGGAGTCAGTCCACATGTTCACCATATCTACGG tGATCTGCAGGATGCCATGGTGATTCTTCAGCTGTATGAACGAATTAAGGTGCCAGTGGACTGGGACAACAGAGTCAACCACCCTCCATTCAAGACAGTAGGTGGAGGGCATTTGAAAAAG atAGAAAACTGTAACTACGCTGTGGACCTGGGAAAGAATAAAGCAGGTTTCTCCCTGGTGGGAATCGGAGGACAGGACCTCTACGATGGAAATGCAACTCTAACCCTGGCACTGGTCTGGCAGCTGATGAGGAG GTACACTTTAAATGTTCTTGAAGACCTTGGACATGGAGAAGCTGCAGGAGATGATTTGATCATTTCATGGGTCAACAAGACTTTGGCTGAAGCTGGCAAGAGTTCATCTATCAAAAGCTTCAAG GACAAGTCGATTGGTACCAGTCTTCCAGTTCTGGACCTGATTGATGCCATCCAGCCACAGAGTGTGAACTTTGAGCTGGTTAAAAATGGAAGTCTGTCGGACGAAGACAAACTGAGCAATGCCAA GTATGCCGTTTCCATGGCGAGGAAGATCGGCGCGAAGGTCTACGCCCTGCCTGAGGATTTGGTAGAGGTCAACCCTAAAATGGTGATGACCATCTTCGCCTGCCTGATGGGGAGAGGCATGAAGAGAGCTTAA